TTGTTGCAGTTGAAATCACATTACCCACAGTTCCACACAGCAGTTGTAGAGTAGCATCTACAACATACAAACATAACATATATATGGtgaaattagaaaatattCTCTCGCAAGGCTTATATGTATATGTCGTCACATTATGAATATGAGCCGCACGTTTTGGTAAGAATTATTCTCATAAGTAATTCATATTCACGGGCATTAACAATAAAACATTACTTtgattgaaattaaattgatatcagaaaaattaaacatatatatggttgattaattagggtttGGGGTAGCCAGCTAATCTAATTAGGGTTTGGGGTAGTTAGCTAATTAGTTTACTTACTTGCAAATACCGGAGTAGCGGTAGCACCACCAGTGCCCACATTTCCGGTGGGAGAGCAAAACAGAGTTCCTTGTATGCGGATCAGACCAAGGAGGCCGCTGATGAGCCCAAGTTGAGCTTCAGCTATTGGAACTAGTATTGCCACTGTGGCAACCAAGAGGCACACAAGGAGAATTGTTTTGGAGGCCATTGGTCCTAAGTGCAACAGTTCAAGT
The window above is part of the Prunus dulcis chromosome 1, ALMONDv2, whole genome shotgun sequence genome. Proteins encoded here:
- the LOC117616460 gene encoding phylloplanin-like, with protein sequence MASKTILLVCLLVATVAILVPIAEAQLGLISGLLGLIRIQGTLFCSPTGNVGTGGATATPVFANATLQLLCGTVGNVISTATTNSQGIFSILLDPLQFLLSSLLADCKLMVRTPLSACNSSLTGLLASPLQFIGNTISGLLNIVNIIPGGFNLIN